A stretch of Selenihalanaerobacter shriftii DNA encodes these proteins:
- the galU gene encoding UTP--glucose-1-phosphate uridylyltransferase GalU: MKVKKAVIPAAGLGTRFLPATKAQPKEMLPIVDKPTIQYIVEEAVEAGIEDVIIITGRHKRAIEDHFDKSFELEVSLEEQGKLERLKIVQDISNLVDVHYVRQKEPLGLGHAILCAKTFVGDEPFAVLLGDDIVKADKPVTKQLVETFEEKESTVIGVQEVPDNLVHKYGIVDYFNGKNGTYKVKDLVEKPNLEEAPSNIAILGRYVITPEIFDILENTEPGKGGEIQLTDALKTLLDQDDVYAHVFDGRRYDIGNKQGFLEAIVEIAFSRDDIREDFKEYLLGYLQKELKEDVYKEIAATKE, translated from the coding sequence ATGAAAGTAAAAAAAGCAGTAATTCCCGCCGCTGGATTAGGAACTAGATTCCTACCAGCAACTAAAGCACAACCAAAAGAAATGTTACCTATTGTTGATAAACCGACTATTCAATACATAGTCGAAGAAGCAGTAGAAGCAGGTATAGAAGATGTAATTATTATAACAGGTCGTCACAAACGAGCAATCGAGGATCACTTCGATAAATCATTTGAGTTAGAGGTATCCTTAGAAGAACAAGGTAAGCTAGAAAGATTAAAGATAGTTCAAGATATATCTAACCTTGTAGATGTTCATTATGTTCGTCAGAAGGAGCCATTAGGACTAGGACATGCTATCTTATGTGCTAAAACCTTTGTCGGTGATGAACCATTTGCTGTACTATTAGGAGACGACATAGTAAAAGCAGACAAACCAGTAACAAAGCAATTAGTTGAAACCTTCGAAGAAAAAGAATCAACAGTTATTGGTGTACAAGAAGTACCAGATAACTTAGTCCATAAATATGGAATTGTAGACTACTTTAACGGTAAGAATGGAACATATAAAGTCAAAGATTTAGTAGAAAAGCCGAATTTAGAAGAAGCACCATCTAACATAGCTATTCTAGGTCGCTATGTAATAACTCCAGAAATCTTTGATATTCTAGAAAATACAGAGCCAGGAAAAGGCGGCGAAATTCAACTAACCGATGCCCTAAAAACTCTATTAGACCAAGATGACGTATATGCCCATGTCTTCGACGGACGCAGATACGACATCGGTAACAAACAAGGATTTTTAGAAGCCATAGTAGAAATTGCCTTCTCTAGAGATGACATAAGAGAAGACTTCAAAGAATACTTATTAGGTTACTTACAAAAAGAACTCAAAGAAGACGTATATAAAGAAATAGCAGCTACGAAAGAATAA
- a CDS encoding mannose-1-phosphate guanylyltransferase, translating into MITPLIMAGGIGSRFWPLSRKHQPKQFLNLVDEDQSMIQATVSRISELASHEDIFIATNQDYATDIQMQLSEIPKDNITIEPMGKNTAACIGLAALYIERKDPEAVMVVLPSDHLIKNQERYLEIVEEAAEIAKMEDRLVTIGIKPNHPETGYGYIHYDQKDKLEGNEDIFAVKEFTEKPDRKTAKQFLDQGTYLWNSGMFVWQVSTIRKMFKKYMPKLHQALERMKEAIGTESEFEVLTKEFEKLDSISIDYGIMEKADDIYVIPGDFGWDDVGSWPALERVREADKAGNVVKGNHIGLETKNSIIQGNGKLITTVGLEDVVIVDTEDAILICDKKKAQDIKKLRKQLAESGFENCL; encoded by the coding sequence ATGATTACACCATTGATTATGGCTGGCGGAATCGGTAGTAGATTCTGGCCTTTAAGTCGTAAGCACCAACCGAAACAGTTTTTAAATTTAGTTGATGAAGATCAGAGTATGATTCAAGCTACGGTTTCTAGAATTAGTGAATTAGCTTCTCATGAAGATATATTTATTGCTACTAATCAGGATTATGCAACTGATATTCAAATGCAGTTGTCAGAGATTCCTAAAGATAATATAACAATAGAACCTATGGGGAAGAATACGGCTGCGTGTATCGGTTTGGCAGCTTTATATATTGAAAGAAAGGACCCAGAGGCAGTAATGGTAGTCTTACCATCTGATCATCTTATAAAGAATCAAGAAAGATATCTAGAAATAGTAGAAGAAGCAGCGGAAATAGCTAAAATGGAGGATAGATTAGTAACCATTGGTATTAAGCCTAATCATCCAGAAACAGGTTATGGATATATACATTATGATCAAAAAGATAAATTAGAAGGAAATGAAGATATATTTGCAGTTAAAGAATTTACTGAAAAACCTGATCGAAAAACAGCTAAACAGTTTTTAGATCAAGGTACATATCTTTGGAATAGCGGTATGTTTGTTTGGCAGGTTTCTACAATTCGTAAGATGTTTAAGAAGTATATGCCTAAATTACATCAGGCATTAGAGCGAATGAAAGAAGCTATAGGTACTGAGAGTGAGTTTGAAGTATTAACTAAAGAATTTGAAAAGCTAGATAGTATATCCATAGATTATGGAATCATGGAAAAGGCTGATGATATCTATGTAATCCCTGGAGACTTCGGCTGGGATGATGTAGGTAGCTGGCCTGCTTTAGAAAGAGTAAGAGAAGCAGATAAGGCTGGCAATGTTGTCAAAGGTAATCATATTGGTCTTGAAACTAAAAACTCCATTATTCAAGGTAATGGTAAATTAATAACGACTGTTGGTTTAGAAGATGTAGTCATAGTTGACACAGAAGACGCTATTTTAATCTGTGATAAGAAAAAAGCTCAAGATATAAAGAAATTAAGGAAGCAATTGGCAGAATCCGGCTTTGAAAATTGCTTATAA